From Deltaproteobacteria bacterium, one genomic window encodes:
- the recO gene encoding DNA repair protein RecO, whose translation MPFYKTPAIVLRSIPYGEADKIVTLYTLDFGKVKGIAKGAKRSRKRFGNTLEICSYITLSFFEKETSDLVRLNHCDLIHSFVGLWEDINKLAWASYLIELVNAMTAEKIKNKMLFKLLLVFLNLIDKGILKEEIQRVFEVRLLALLGYQPMLDHCLRCKKGLSGGKLFFSVREGGVLCPVCAVNLPGLVPISLGTIKTLLLTQTILLEKVGRVSFSPQSLRESKTILSLFLEQYLGKDLKSKKFLEQFSPSV comes from the coding sequence ATGCCCTTTTACAAAACACCAGCCATCGTCCTCCGCTCAATCCCTTACGGTGAAGCGGATAAAATTGTCACCCTTTATACCCTTGATTTTGGTAAGGTCAAAGGAATCGCCAAAGGGGCCAAGCGATCGCGCAAGCGCTTCGGCAACACCCTGGAAATCTGTTCTTACATCACCCTTTCTTTTTTCGAGAAAGAGACCTCGGATCTGGTTCGGTTGAACCATTGCGACCTGATTCACTCTTTTGTCGGCTTATGGGAAGATATCAACAAACTGGCCTGGGCCAGTTATCTCATCGAGTTGGTCAATGCCATGACGGCGGAGAAAATTAAGAACAAAATGCTCTTTAAACTTTTGCTTGTTTTTCTTAATCTTATCGACAAAGGTATTCTTAAGGAAGAAATCCAGCGGGTTTTCGAAGTTCGGCTCCTCGCCCTCCTGGGATACCAGCCCATGCTCGATCATTGCCTGCGGTGTAAAAAAGGACTTTCCGGGGGAAAATTATTCTTTAGCGTCCGGGAAGGCGGAGTACTCTGTCCAGTCTGCGCCGTCAATCTTCCTGGTCTGGTTCCCATCTCCCTGGGAACGATCAAGACCCTTCTCCTCACCCAAACGATCCTTCTGGAAAAGGTCGGGCGCGTTTCTTTTTCGCCCCAATCTTTAAGAGAAAGCAAGACGATCCTCTCCCTTTTTCTCGAGCAATACTTAGGAAAAGACCTTAAATCCAAAAAATTTCTCGAGCAGTTTTCCCCATCCGTCTGA